Proteins encoded in a region of the Paenibacillus sp. W2I17 genome:
- a CDS encoding alkene reductase has protein sequence MDNMYTRSTLLSPVTIHQWQLRNRIVMAPLTRGFADDQEGTVTDEMVAYYEQRARDGVGLIITEGVNPNLAGKGTYGIPGLYTDEQTISWKRVTDAVHRHGGTIIAQLWHVGRLSHSDLIGTTPVAPSSLAAEGRVHKLHKPYQVPQAMSTQDIADTIQHFQTAARNAVLAGFDGIELHAAHGYLIDQFINEKTNHRTDEYGGDTEGRLRFLRDIIVAVKKEIPVDRISVRFSEKKDDDASYAWADKAGMIDAYLNLFRETGITILHPSIDHYAKAWEGEQTFHERIRSRWDGIIIGVGDLDVQTAEHAIGKGSIDLAAFGRPFIANPDLVQRLHTGQQLIEYDANAHLPILV, from the coding sequence ATGGATAACATGTATACACGTTCAACATTATTAAGCCCGGTAACGATTCATCAGTGGCAATTAAGGAACCGAATTGTGATGGCACCGTTGACCCGGGGATTTGCTGATGATCAGGAGGGGACCGTGACGGATGAGATGGTGGCGTATTATGAGCAGCGTGCGCGAGATGGTGTGGGGCTGATTATTACCGAGGGCGTTAACCCGAATCTGGCAGGCAAAGGCACTTATGGCATCCCTGGCTTATATACAGATGAACAGACGATTTCTTGGAAAAGGGTAACGGATGCTGTTCACAGACATGGCGGCACCATTATTGCTCAACTGTGGCATGTTGGCAGGCTGTCCCACTCCGATCTGATCGGAACCACTCCAGTGGCACCTTCCAGCCTTGCGGCAGAGGGAAGAGTGCATAAGCTACATAAACCGTATCAGGTTCCTCAAGCGATGAGTACACAGGATATAGCGGATACGATTCAGCATTTTCAGACGGCTGCCCGCAATGCGGTTCTGGCGGGGTTCGACGGGATTGAGCTGCATGCTGCACATGGGTATCTGATCGACCAGTTTATCAATGAGAAGACCAACCACAGAACAGATGAATATGGAGGAGATACTGAGGGTAGATTGCGGTTCCTGCGGGATATTATTGTGGCTGTGAAAAAAGAGATCCCTGTGGATCGCATATCGGTACGATTTTCGGAGAAAAAGGATGATGATGCATCCTATGCTTGGGCAGACAAAGCTGGAATGATCGATGCATATCTGAACTTGTTCCGCGAGACGGGAATTACGATCTTGCATCCCTCAATAGACCATTATGCGAAAGCATGGGAAGGGGAGCAGACTTTTCACGAGCGGATTCGAAGTCGGTGGGATGGAATCATCATTGGTGTGGGGGATTTGGATGTTCAGACCGCGGAGCACGCGATTGGTAAGGGAAGCATAGATCTGGCTGCGTTCGGCAGACCGTTTATTGCCAATCCAGATCTAGTACAGAGATTGCATACGGGTCAGCAATTGATTGAGTATGATGCGAATGCACATTTGCCTATTTTGGTGTGA
- a CDS encoding LysR family transcriptional regulator: MELSDIDIVLAVARSGKISQAAKELNYAQSNVTTRIKKLEQEYQIQLFNRFPKGVVLTSKGEQFVQYATRIHNLLHDLKQDMTDPGEPSGTLKIGIVETAASSRFMEILNEYQITYPKVSISLVNATSPKVLRKKIQDDEIDGAFISGACVKEGLKVEYEMQDTVHIISKKMDTPPESLCQVSWVVFPEGCPYREMTEEFLQEEGLSARNIIEVSTMENLLSCVESGIAFTIMPCNVIHKKPDDFSVFDLADRFTHTTTTFVRGEDRYVSSALDQFMKLLNQKCITF, translated from the coding sequence ATGGAACTTTCCGATATCGATATTGTTCTCGCGGTGGCGCGTTCAGGCAAAATCTCACAGGCCGCCAAAGAACTGAATTACGCGCAATCCAATGTCACTACGCGCATCAAAAAACTGGAGCAGGAATATCAAATCCAGTTGTTCAACCGATTTCCCAAAGGTGTTGTACTGACCTCCAAAGGAGAACAGTTCGTCCAGTACGCCACACGGATTCACAACCTTTTACATGATCTGAAGCAGGATATGACCGATCCCGGTGAGCCTTCCGGCACGCTGAAAATCGGCATTGTAGAAACGGCGGCATCCAGCCGTTTTATGGAGATTCTGAATGAATATCAGATAACCTACCCGAAGGTGTCCATCTCACTCGTCAACGCCACTTCACCCAAAGTACTGCGCAAGAAAATACAGGACGATGAGATTGATGGTGCTTTTATCAGCGGGGCTTGTGTGAAAGAGGGTCTGAAGGTGGAATATGAGATGCAGGACACGGTTCATATCATCTCCAAGAAGATGGATACACCACCTGAAAGTCTGTGCCAAGTATCATGGGTTGTTTTCCCCGAGGGATGTCCTTATCGTGAAATGACCGAAGAATTTTTGCAGGAAGAGGGACTGTCCGCACGTAATATCATCGAAGTGAGTACGATGGAAAACCTGCTTAGCTGTGTGGAGTCTGGAATTGCTTTTACCATTATGCCGTGCAACGTTATTCACAAGAAACCGGATGATTTCTCCGTATTTGATCTGGCAGATCGTTTTACCCATACCACGACAACCTTTGTCCGCGGTGAGGATCGGTATGTCAGTAGTGCGCTGGATCAATTCATGAAGCTGCTGAATCAGAAGTGCATTACGTTTTGA